The proteins below are encoded in one region of Casimicrobium huifangae:
- a CDS encoding helical backbone metal receptor, with amino-acid sequence MRRFAVLLLAGIAVAHAGTPQRIVSLSPHATELLFSVGAGDRVVAVSESCDFPEAARRLPKVSGYRGTNIEAVIALKPDLVVAWPGGNRAADLDALRRLGVRVYESELNTLGSILAEARHFSEWAGDDDSRRTAMRLAGEATAQIIALQRRYGDSKRVKVFYQLGAGRLFTLSDRHVVGEALSVCGAENVFGRLPLPAPEVSSEAVLAAKPDAVLVADPGSLAAVREQWKSARLFDARVADARVLGVDGARLHRPTLRTFAAVQTLCESIDRVRQTLR; translated from the coding sequence GTGAGACGGTTCGCCGTATTGCTGCTCGCCGGCATTGCCGTTGCCCACGCCGGCACACCGCAACGCATTGTGAGTCTGTCACCGCACGCGACCGAGCTTTTGTTCTCGGTCGGTGCTGGTGATCGCGTGGTTGCCGTCAGCGAGTCCTGCGACTTCCCGGAGGCAGCGAGACGACTGCCCAAAGTCAGCGGTTACCGCGGCACCAATATCGAAGCAGTGATCGCGCTGAAGCCCGATCTGGTGGTGGCATGGCCCGGCGGCAATCGTGCTGCTGACCTCGACGCGTTGCGGCGTCTGGGCGTTCGCGTTTATGAGAGTGAGCTCAATACGTTAGGCAGCATCCTCGCTGAAGCCCGTCACTTCAGCGAGTGGGCAGGCGATGATGACAGTCGTCGTACGGCAATGCGTCTGGCGGGGGAAGCGACAGCGCAGATTATTGCGTTGCAGCGGCGTTATGGCGATTCGAAGCGGGTAAAGGTGTTCTACCAGCTCGGCGCCGGGCGACTGTTTACGCTTTCCGATCGCCACGTGGTCGGCGAGGCGCTGTCTGTTTGCGGTGCTGAAAACGTGTTCGGTCGTCTGCCGCTGCCGGCCCCGGAGGTTTCGTCCGAGGCCGTGCTGGCTGCCAAACCGGATGCAGTGCTGGTCGCTGATCCAGGGTCGCTCGCGGCGGTCCGCGAGCAGTGGAAGTCAGCGCGACTATTCGACGCTCGCGTGGCGGACGCGCGGGTGCTTGGCGTAGACGGCGCGCGATTGCATCGCCCGACACTGCGCACGTTTGCAGCGGTGCAGACGCTCTGCGAGTCGATCGACCGCGTCCGGCAGACGCTGCGCTGA